The proteins below are encoded in one region of Peromyscus eremicus chromosome 10, PerEre_H2_v1, whole genome shotgun sequence:
- the C10H1orf146 gene encoding protein SPO16 homolog codes for MDASGGEERVKWTTTIIISSSLKTCEIATALETRSHKVRYSDTLQRGSMVFSLSGAAFLLMDAKECLMSAEEIFLTKIDKFISIHQNSFLVLFAPLHGPEEWNLMFKIQQRFLGSNLRILPVHNTVNAVDLMCTIAKTTSKPTIDSICYRMITTKAYIIEQSPVWRTLQKIKLSTDSVSPNSEC; via the exons ATGGATGCaagtggaggagaggaaagagtaaAATGGACAACCACTATTATTATCAGCTCATCTCTTAAG ACTTGCGAAATTGCAACTGCCCTAGAGACTCGAAGCCACAAGGTTCGATATTCAGACACACTGCAAAGAGGATCgatggtgttctctctctctg GAGCTGCATTTTTATTGATGGATGCTAAAGAATGTCTGATGTCAGCTGAGGAAATATTTCTAACCAAAATTGACAAGTTCATTAGCATTCACCAGAATAGTTTTTTGGTTCTGTTTGCCCCACTCCATGGGCCTGAAGAATGGAATCTCATGTTCAAGATTCAGCAGAG ATTCTTGGGCAGTAACTTACGAATACTTCCTGTACACAACACAGTAAATGCTGTTGACCTTATGTGCACTATTGCTAAG ACTACCTCCAAACCAACCATAGACAGCATCTGCTATAGAATGATAACAACCAAAGCTTACATCATAGAGCAAAGCCCTGTTTGGAGGACACTCCAAAAGATAAAACTCAGTACTGATTCAGTTAGTCCAAATTCAGAGTGTTGA